In Actinomyces radicidentis, one genomic interval encodes:
- a CDS encoding GNAT family N-acetyltransferase, whose product MRTRRVRPLTRADRWARRVYREAFPDSERLPWAALHAISLRPGIDLIAWYDDSDGARTERPSALTWTVRRPGEDLLYLFYLAVDPAARGRGVGSRLLAELSRRHPGCTVVLDVEPVVADAPNAEQRRRRLAFYERAGFRDTGLALRDATGESWPLVREAEGAPFSEEQYRALLHHLDRGLTGARLAPRD is encoded by the coding sequence ATGCGCACCCGCCGCGTCCGGCCGCTGACCCGGGCCGACCGGTGGGCCCGACGCGTCTACCGCGAGGCCTTCCCGGACTCCGAGCGGCTGCCCTGGGCGGCGCTCCACGCCATCAGCCTCCGCCCCGGCATCGACCTCATCGCCTGGTACGACGACTCGGACGGCGCGCGAACCGAGCGCCCGAGCGCTCTCACCTGGACCGTGCGGCGCCCCGGGGAGGACCTCCTCTACCTGTTCTACCTCGCGGTCGACCCGGCGGCGCGGGGGAGGGGAGTCGGCTCCCGGCTCCTGGCCGAGCTCTCGCGGCGCCACCCGGGCTGCACGGTCGTCCTCGACGTCGAGCCCGTCGTCGCTGACGCCCCGAACGCCGAGCAGCGGCGCCGTCGGCTCGCCTTCTACGAGCGGGCCGGCTTCCGGGACACCGGGCTCGCGCTCAGGGACGCGACCGGCGAGTCCTGGCCCCTCGTCCGCGAGGCCGAGGGCGCGCCCTTCTCCGAGGAGCAGTACCGGGCGCTGCTCCACCACCTCGACCGCGGTCTCACCGGGGCCCGGCTGGCCCCGCGGGACTGA